A section of the Bradyrhizobium oligotrophicum S58 genome encodes:
- a CDS encoding glycosyltransferase family 87 protein, with translation MVDTSPGAAIPSQQRAVPASLFAVCFVLACVNAAFFPAGLLSGIWIWRPDGLGIPTDFVNVWAAGKLALQGHPALAWDWDVQRQVELDLLQQDFPGYFAWHYPPPFLFVAAFLAQFPYALAFAAWAYASFIPYALVMRAIVGRGFGLLLAAGFPALFSNVLVGQNGCLTAALVGGTLYLLPVRPVLAGICLGLLTYKPQYGLLFPIVLIASPRWTAFVSASITALVLVLTSWLAFGIESWHAFFHWLPTFSQAFLTEGKATWWKLQSLFALVRYFGGSEALGWTFQWVLTAAVAVVLVTLWRSPVRYSLKAAALAVGLLLTTPYLFMYDMTVQAIAVAWLVRLGLNEGFRRYELPALGCIAALQITFMMTGIPLGLAANLMVGGLVLARAGSWWRRQPSPSESALATA, from the coding sequence ATGGTCGACACATCTCCAGGCGCTGCGATCCCATCGCAGCAGCGTGCCGTCCCGGCCAGCCTGTTTGCCGTGTGCTTCGTGCTCGCCTGCGTCAATGCCGCGTTCTTCCCCGCGGGCCTGTTGTCCGGCATCTGGATCTGGCGTCCGGACGGCCTCGGTATTCCCACCGACTTCGTCAACGTCTGGGCTGCCGGCAAGCTCGCCTTGCAGGGCCATCCGGCCCTGGCCTGGGATTGGGACGTGCAGCGTCAGGTCGAGCTCGACCTGCTGCAGCAGGATTTCCCTGGTTACTTCGCTTGGCACTATCCGCCGCCGTTCCTGTTCGTCGCGGCCTTTCTTGCGCAGTTTCCCTACGCGCTCGCCTTCGCCGCCTGGGCGTATGCGAGCTTCATCCCGTATGCGCTGGTCATGCGCGCCATCGTCGGCCGCGGCTTCGGCCTGTTGCTCGCCGCCGGGTTTCCGGCGCTGTTCTCGAACGTGCTGGTCGGGCAGAACGGATGTCTGACCGCGGCGCTCGTCGGCGGCACGCTGTATCTGTTGCCGGTGCGTCCGGTATTGGCAGGGATCTGTCTCGGGCTGCTGACCTACAAGCCGCAATACGGCCTGCTGTTTCCGATCGTGCTGATCGCTTCCCCGCGCTGGACGGCGTTCGTATCTGCGAGCATCACCGCTCTCGTGCTGGTGCTGACGTCGTGGCTCGCCTTCGGCATCGAGAGCTGGCACGCCTTCTTTCACTGGCTGCCGACGTTCTCGCAGGCCTTCCTCACCGAAGGCAAGGCGACCTGGTGGAAGCTGCAGAGCCTGTTCGCGCTGGTGCGCTATTTCGGCGGCTCCGAAGCGCTCGGCTGGACCTTTCAGTGGGTGCTGACCGCGGCCGTCGCTGTGGTGCTGGTGACGCTGTGGCGCAGCCCGGTGCGCTACTCGCTCAAGGCTGCAGCGCTCGCCGTCGGGCTTCTGCTGACGACGCCCTATCTGTTCATGTACGACATGACGGTGCAGGCGATCGCCGTGGCGTGGCTGGTCAGGCTCGGCCTCAACGAGGGCTTCCGCCGCTACGAGTTGCCCGCGCTCGGCTGCATCGCGGCGCTGCAGATCACGTTCATGATGACCGGCATTCCGCTCGGCCTGGCGGCCAATCTGATGGTCGGCGGGCTCGTGCTCGCCCGGGCCGGATCATGGTGGCGGCGGCAACCATCGCCTTCGGAATCCGCGCTCGCAACGGCTTGA
- a CDS encoding TetR/AcrR family transcriptional regulator, which produces MVYRRTHQVVKRLAARRSAILAAARDTAAEGGMSAVQIAPVAIRANVAAGTVYRYFPSKADLISELIAEVSRDELAAVRRAADAAPGPSSALAAAVSTVAVHVLSQRKLAWGILAEPVDVDVTASRIASRRDIVGEIASRIDAAVRAGHLPAQDTQLAATALLGALHEALVGPLATDTLDDPARLRDTVQAVTLLALRAVGVMDARARGLVVQAVLPVKSLVGA; this is translated from the coding sequence ATGGTTTATCGGCGAACCCATCAGGTGGTGAAGCGGCTGGCCGCCCGCCGGAGTGCGATTCTGGCCGCCGCCCGCGACACCGCCGCCGAGGGCGGCATGTCGGCCGTCCAGATCGCGCCGGTCGCGATCCGCGCCAATGTCGCCGCCGGAACGGTCTACCGCTATTTCCCATCGAAGGCCGATCTCATCTCCGAACTGATCGCCGAGGTGTCGCGCGATGAGCTGGCCGCCGTCCGGCGTGCCGCCGACGCAGCACCCGGCCCGTCCTCGGCCCTGGCCGCCGCCGTCTCCACCGTCGCCGTCCACGTCCTGTCGCAGCGCAAGCTCGCCTGGGGCATTCTGGCCGAGCCGGTCGACGTCGACGTGACGGCATCGCGCATCGCCAGCCGCCGCGACATCGTCGGCGAGATCGCCTCGCGGATCGATGCGGCGGTGCGCGCCGGCCATCTTCCGGCACAGGATACCCAGCTGGCGGCGACCGCGCTGCTCGGCGCGCTGCACGAAGCGCTGGTGGGCCCGCTCGCGACCGACACGCTCGACGATCCCGCGAGGCTGCGGGACACGGTCCAGGCCGTCACCTTGCTGGCGCTGCGCGCGGTTGGCGTGATGGATGCGCGCGCCCGCGGTCTGGTCGTGCAGGCCGTGCTGCCGGTCAAGAGCCTGGTCGGCGCTTAG
- a CDS encoding glycosyltransferase family 87 protein, with product MSSARNHLAALPVIAGSALAGAIYAYSAGEDINWDWQNYHDYAGFALVHGRFDVDVAPGGFQSFLNPLIYLLPYGMRHGLGAQWWGIALGALHGLNLALVWWVSRVLLGRAAGAVTLSATLIIAALSPMALSEVGTSFADILTAMPILAGVALMFSDDDDRGRRFVLAGLLVGAATGLKLTNATFLVGAGVSLLLVARPLRAILGFGTGSALALIVTAGPWALKMARDYGSPLYPFYNTIFRSPEAPLVSIADTRFMPSGLIDALAFPFYWVIGEHPSSEWPFRDPRFAVVIVLLIALVVSGLWQRREVLPLRDRRLILFFSTSYILWLLAFSIQRYLIALELLSAPLIVLLLIRLMDAWRGPTVPFGPPTRRVQAVTILAALAVALGSQPSDWMRRSWSDPYRPQLAQALREPATFLLLQKPLGYVTSLLPAGSRVYQLSELVVPIVPAGVLDRRIRKGLAEPLPGGVWALYFADSPADNPPRLEMLADYDLRIDDSSACERIPGADGTDIMACPVISASSAAASTAGLTPDRGDN from the coding sequence ATGTCCTCCGCACGCAACCATCTGGCCGCGCTGCCCGTGATCGCCGGATCGGCGTTGGCCGGCGCCATCTATGCCTACTCCGCCGGTGAAGACATCAACTGGGACTGGCAGAACTATCACGACTACGCGGGCTTCGCCCTCGTGCACGGCCGCTTCGATGTCGACGTCGCGCCCGGCGGCTTCCAGAGCTTTCTCAACCCGCTCATCTACCTGCTGCCCTATGGGATGCGCCACGGGCTCGGCGCGCAGTGGTGGGGGATTGCGCTCGGTGCGCTGCACGGGCTCAATCTCGCGCTTGTGTGGTGGGTGAGCCGGGTGCTGCTCGGGCGAGCGGCCGGCGCCGTCACGCTCAGCGCAACTCTCATCATCGCGGCGCTGAGCCCGATGGCCTTGTCCGAGGTCGGCACCAGCTTTGCCGATATCCTGACCGCGATGCCGATCCTGGCGGGTGTCGCTCTGATGTTCAGTGATGACGACGATCGCGGCCGACGATTTGTGTTGGCCGGCCTCCTGGTCGGCGCCGCCACCGGGTTGAAGCTCACCAATGCCACCTTCCTGGTCGGTGCCGGCGTCTCGCTGCTGCTGGTCGCGCGGCCGCTGCGCGCAATCCTTGGCTTTGGCACGGGCAGCGCGCTGGCTTTGATCGTCACCGCAGGGCCGTGGGCGCTGAAGATGGCGCGCGACTACGGCAGTCCGCTCTATCCGTTCTACAATACGATCTTCCGTTCACCCGAGGCGCCGCTGGTCTCGATCGCCGATACGCGCTTCATGCCGTCGGGACTGATCGATGCGCTCGCTTTTCCGTTCTATTGGGTGATCGGCGAGCATCCCTCGTCGGAATGGCCGTTCCGCGATCCGCGTTTCGCCGTCGTCATCGTGCTGCTGATCGCGCTGGTCGTCTCCGGCCTGTGGCAGAGGCGCGAGGTGCTGCCGCTGCGCGACCGGCGTCTCATCCTCTTCTTCTCGACCAGCTACATCCTGTGGCTGCTGGCCTTCTCGATCCAGCGCTATCTGATTGCGCTCGAACTGTTGTCGGCGCCGCTGATCGTGTTGTTGCTGATCCGGCTGATGGACGCTTGGCGTGGACCCACCGTGCCGTTCGGTCCACCGACGCGACGCGTGCAGGCCGTGACCATTCTCGCTGCGCTCGCGGTCGCGCTTGGGTCGCAGCCGAGCGACTGGATGCGGCGGTCGTGGTCCGATCCCTATCGGCCGCAACTCGCGCAGGCCCTGCGCGAGCCGGCGACATTCCTGCTGCTGCAGAAGCCGCTCGGCTACGTCACATCGTTGCTGCCGGCGGGCTCGCGCGTCTATCAGTTGTCCGAGCTCGTCGTTCCGATCGTGCCCGCTGGTGTGCTAGACCGCCGCATCCGCAAAGGCCTCGCCGAGCCGCTGCCCGGCGGCGTCTGGGCGCTGTATTTTGCCGATAGCCCGGCCGACAATCCGCCGCGGCTCGAAATGCTTGCCGACTACGATCTCAGAATCGATGACTCCAGCGCTTGTGAGCGCATCCCAGGCGCAGACGGCACCGACATCATGGCCTGTCCGGTGATCTCTGCATCATCAGCTGCGGCCTCGACCGCAGGCCTGACGCCTGATCGGGGCGATAACTGA
- the pyk gene encoding pyruvate kinase, whose protein sequence is MRRLRRIKILATLGPASSDSAMIRKLFEAGADIFRINMSHTPHDKLRELVATIRSVEASYGRPIGILVDLQGPKLRVGTFADGPVQLNNGQSFVLDSDKTPGDATRVYLPHPEILAALQPGHALLLDDGKVRLIAEETSPTRAVTRVVIGGKMSDRKGVSLPDTDLPVSAMTPKDRADLEAALTIGIDWIALSFVQRADDVLEAKKIIRGRAAVMSKIEKPQAIDRLNDIIDVSDALMVARGDLGVELPLERVPGLQKLMTRMARRAGKPVVVATQMLESMIQSPVPTRAEVSDVATAVYEGADAIMLSAESAAGKYPVEAVSTMNRIGEEVERDVVYRSVIAAQRPEPESTAGDAIAEAARRIAENLDLPTIICWTSSGSTAIRVARERPKPPVVAITPNLATGRRLSVVWGVHCVVADDARDQDDMVERAGSIAFRDGFVRAGQRVIVVAGVPLGTPGTTNMVRIAYVGPSAEAHL, encoded by the coding sequence ATGAGGCGTCTGCGCCGCATCAAGATCCTCGCCACGCTCGGTCCCGCTTCCTCGGACAGCGCGATGATTCGCAAGCTGTTCGAAGCCGGAGCCGACATTTTCAGGATCAACATGAGCCACACCCCGCACGACAAGCTGCGGGAGCTGGTGGCCACGATCCGCAGCGTCGAAGCGAGCTATGGCCGGCCGATCGGCATTCTCGTCGATCTGCAGGGCCCGAAGCTGCGGGTCGGCACCTTCGCGGACGGTCCGGTCCAGTTGAACAACGGCCAGAGCTTCGTGCTGGATTCCGACAAGACGCCCGGCGACGCGACGCGGGTGTACCTGCCGCATCCCGAGATCCTGGCCGCCCTGCAGCCCGGCCACGCATTGCTGCTCGATGACGGCAAGGTCCGCCTGATCGCCGAGGAGACCTCGCCGACCCGCGCCGTTACGCGGGTCGTGATCGGCGGCAAGATGTCCGACCGCAAGGGTGTCAGCCTGCCCGACACGGATCTGCCGGTCTCGGCGATGACGCCGAAGGACCGCGCCGACCTCGAAGCGGCCTTGACCATCGGCATCGATTGGATCGCGCTGTCCTTCGTTCAGCGCGCCGACGACGTGCTGGAGGCCAAGAAGATCATCCGCGGCCGCGCGGCCGTGATGTCCAAGATCGAGAAGCCGCAGGCGATCGACCGGCTGAACGACATCATCGACGTCTCCGACGCCCTGATGGTGGCGCGCGGCGATCTCGGCGTCGAGCTGCCGCTGGAGCGCGTGCCGGGCCTGCAGAAGCTGATGACGCGGATGGCGCGCCGCGCTGGCAAGCCGGTTGTGGTCGCGACCCAGATGCTGGAATCGATGATCCAGTCGCCGGTGCCGACGCGTGCCGAGGTCTCCGACGTCGCCACCGCCGTCTATGAGGGCGCCGACGCCATCATGCTATCGGCGGAGTCGGCGGCCGGCAAATATCCGGTCGAGGCGGTCTCGACCATGAACCGGATCGGCGAGGAGGTCGAACGCGACGTGGTCTACCGCTCGGTGATCGCGGCCCAGCGCCCCGAGCCGGAATCGACCGCAGGCGATGCCATCGCGGAAGCGGCGCGCCGCATCGCCGAAAATCTCGATCTGCCCACGATCATCTGCTGGACCTCATCCGGCTCGACCGCGATCCGCGTCGCGCGTGAACGGCCGAAGCCGCCCGTGGTCGCCATCACCCCGAATCTGGCGACGGGACGCCGCTTGTCGGTCGTGTGGGGCGTGCATTGCGTGGTCGCCGACGACGCCCGCGACCAGGACGACATGGTCGAGCGCGCCGGCTCGATCGCATTCCGCGACGGCTTCGTGCGCGCCGGCCAGCGCGTCATCGTCGTCGCGGGCGTTCCGCTCGGCACGCCCGGCACGACCAACATGGTGCGCATCGCCTATGTCGGACCATCCGCCGAGGCACATCTCTGA
- a CDS encoding DUF1036 domain-containing protein: protein MIAKTSSVLHRIPHPPGFGLLSLLGLAALCLSSSPAAADFRLCNNTSSRVGIALGYKDAEGWTTEGWWNVSSRSCETLLKGTLVARYYYIYALDYDRGGEWSGQAFMCSRDKEFTIKGTDNCLARGFDRTGFFEVDTGDQRAWTVQLTEANEQPAQQRVPGIPGTFGPGGNVPGMPNGPQGAPPAGAPSLPSGQAPKP from the coding sequence ATGATCGCCAAAACCTCCTCCGTCCTGCATCGCATTCCTCATCCTCCAGGTTTCGGACTGCTTTCGCTGCTTGGACTGGCCGCGCTGTGCCTGTCGTCCAGCCCTGCGGCGGCCGACTTCCGGCTCTGCAACAACACCTCCAGCCGGGTCGGGATCGCGCTTGGCTACAAGGATGCCGAGGGCTGGACCACCGAGGGCTGGTGGAACGTGTCGTCACGCAGCTGCGAAACCCTGCTCAAGGGCACGCTGGTCGCACGCTATTATTACATTTACGCGCTCGACTATGACCGCGGCGGCGAATGGTCCGGGCAGGCCTTCATGTGCTCGCGCGACAAGGAATTCACCATCAAGGGCACCGACAATTGCCTGGCCCGCGGCTTTGATCGCACCGGCTTCTTCGAGGTCGACACCGGCGACCAGCGCGCCTGGACGGTGCAGCTGACAGAGGCCAATGAGCAGCCGGCGCAGCAACGTGTGCCTGGCATTCCCGGGACGTTCGGTCCCGGCGGCAATGTGCCGGGCATGCCCAATGGTCCGCAGGGGGCGCCGCCCGCGGGCGCGCCAAGCCTGCCCTCCGGTCAAGCGCCCAAGCCATGA
- a CDS encoding DUF1244 domain-containing protein, which produces MTMDSTTRTELEAAAFRRLVEHLRTRTDVQNIDLMNLAGFCRNCLSNWLKDAAEAKGAPMTRDESREAVYGMPYEEWKTRYQREASAEQLETMKKVHPGH; this is translated from the coding sequence ATGACGATGGACAGCACCACCCGGACCGAACTCGAAGCTGCCGCCTTCCGCAGGCTGGTCGAGCATCTGCGGACGAGAACCGACGTTCAGAACATCGACCTGATGAATCTGGCCGGGTTCTGCCGCAACTGCCTGTCCAACTGGCTGAAGGACGCAGCCGAGGCCAAGGGCGCGCCGATGACCCGGGATGAGAGCCGCGAGGCGGTCTACGGCATGCCCTACGAGGAGTGGAAGACCAGGTATCAGCGCGAGGCCAGCGCCGAGCAGCTCGAAACCATGAAGAAGGTGCACCCCGGTCACTGA
- a CDS encoding DUF2312 domain-containing protein, with translation MVPPAAAKDDDSPATRFAVDQLKSIIERIERLEEEKKAISEDIKDVYAESKGNGFDVKALRTIIRLRKQDPNERQEEESILETYMQALGML, from the coding sequence ATGGTCCCCCCCGCAGCCGCGAAGGACGACGACTCGCCCGCGACCCGCTTTGCCGTAGATCAGCTCAAGTCGATCATCGAGCGCATCGAGCGGCTGGAGGAGGAGAAGAAGGCCATCTCCGAAGACATCAAGGACGTCTATGCCGAGAGCAAGGGCAACGGCTTCGATGTCAAGGCGCTGCGCACCATCATCCGGCTGCGCAAGCAGGACCCGAACGAGCGCCAGGAAGAGGAAAGCATCCTCGAGACCTACATGCAGGCGCTCGGAATGCTCTGA
- a CDS encoding DUF882 domain-containing protein encodes MLSGFARQSRSLPRSGWNAVCRYGLASLLLLLGAGTVRDAEALNENRTLSFHHTHSGEDLTVTFKREGRYDEDALKKLNHFLRDWRTQDETVMDRRLFDILWEVYRDVDGKQPIQIISSYRSPATNSMLRRRSAHTGVARHSQHMLGHAMDFYIPNVPLEQIRYAGLRLQRGGVGFYPTSGSPFVHLDTGNIRHWPRMTADQLARVFPDGKTVHVPSNGVPLKGYELAKAEVEKRGTGDDASSGQSNLFARLFRGRPSEDDDEAGESESKADTKPIQTAALSAKTPDNKTADKPSDKDSRSADRSADNKPPTARGKIANALQLASADSQVAQPVAAKSETTSAIAGASRDGGPQSVADIINSRGFWGDNPATPKQATPEQVAAITARRALSSIDQPQTASLMQAMAFAPPASSPIDRANSTAPIPVRNSRPAARSAAPAPETASPAAKSGQSQDGLITMATRLSAAKGPDSTWMRAIMLTPSASSSMSVTKMGDPDLTVMRSYFVKPQIALAMSFAADPSPGLSYDQFTGPAIIKLETKSFTMRAAALR; translated from the coding sequence TTGCTGTCTGGTTTCGCGCGCCAATCGCGTTCTCTGCCCAGGTCGGGATGGAATGCTGTATGCCGCTACGGTCTGGCATCACTGCTCCTGCTGCTGGGAGCGGGTACGGTGCGCGACGCCGAGGCCCTGAACGAAAACCGCACACTCTCCTTCCACCACACCCATTCCGGCGAAGACCTGACGGTCACCTTCAAGCGCGAAGGCCGCTACGACGAAGACGCGCTGAAGAAGCTCAACCATTTCCTGCGCGACTGGCGCACTCAGGATGAGACGGTCATGGACCGCCGCCTGTTCGACATCCTTTGGGAAGTCTATCGCGACGTCGACGGCAAGCAGCCGATCCAGATCATCTCGTCGTATCGCTCCCCCGCCACCAATTCGATGCTGCGGCGGCGTTCGGCGCATACCGGGGTGGCCCGCCACAGCCAGCACATGCTGGGCCATGCGATGGACTTCTACATCCCCAATGTGCCGCTCGAGCAGATCCGTTATGCCGGCCTGCGCCTGCAGCGCGGCGGCGTCGGCTTCTACCCGACATCCGGCTCGCCCTTCGTGCATCTCGACACCGGCAACATCCGGCACTGGCCGCGGATGACGGCCGACCAGCTCGCGCGGGTGTTCCCGGACGGCAAGACCGTGCATGTTCCGAGCAACGGCGTGCCGCTCAAGGGCTATGAGCTGGCCAAGGCCGAGGTCGAGAAGCGCGGCACCGGTGATGACGCCTCGTCTGGCCAGTCCAACCTGTTTGCACGCCTGTTCCGCGGACGTCCGAGCGAGGATGACGACGAGGCGGGCGAAAGCGAGAGCAAGGCCGACACCAAGCCGATCCAGACCGCCGCGCTCAGCGCCAAGACTCCAGACAACAAGACCGCCGACAAGCCGTCGGACAAGGACAGCCGCAGCGCCGACCGCTCGGCGGACAACAAGCCGCCGACCGCCCGTGGCAAGATCGCCAACGCCTTGCAGCTGGCGTCGGCCGATTCGCAGGTTGCGCAGCCGGTGGCTGCCAAGTCCGAGACCACGAGTGCCATCGCCGGCGCGTCCCGCGACGGCGGCCCGCAGAGCGTCGCCGACATCATCAATTCGCGCGGCTTCTGGGGCGACAACCCCGCCACGCCCAAGCAAGCCACGCCCGAGCAGGTCGCCGCGATCACGGCGCGCCGCGCGCTGTCGTCGATCGATCAACCGCAGACCGCAAGCCTGATGCAGGCGATGGCCTTCGCGCCGCCGGCCTCGTCGCCGATCGATCGCGCCAACAGCACAGCCCCGATCCCGGTGCGGAATTCCCGTCCAGCGGCCCGCAGCGCGGCGCCGGCCCCGGAGACGGCCTCGCCGGCCGCCAAGAGCGGACAGAGCCAGGATGGTCTGATCACGATGGCAACGCGGCTCTCGGCCGCCAAAGGCCCGGATTCGACCTGGATGCGGGCCATCATGCTGACGCCGAGTGCTTCGTCATCCATGTCGGTCACGAAAATGGGCGACCCGGATCTGACCGTGATGCGCAGCTATTTCGTCAAGCCGCAGATCGCACTGGCGATGAGCTTCGCCGCCGATCCGTCGCCGGGATTGAGCTACGACCAGTTCACCGGCCCGGCGATCATCAAGCTCGAAACCAAATCCTTCACGATGCGCGCGGCAGCCTTGCGCTGA